The Oreochromis niloticus isolate F11D_XX linkage group LG13, O_niloticus_UMD_NMBU, whole genome shotgun sequence genome has a window encoding:
- the LOC109204745 gene encoding uncharacterized protein LOC109204745 produces MTLREAGQRVQPKLSRYTVAGIIRTFRNENRIARRPDVGGRGRMLVIANNAIRLREIQQCIIDNDTIFQNIHSASISALSRVLARHRIRMKQIYRVPFERNTERVKQLRYDYVQRVMELEADAMGHELLFVDGAGFNLSKTRRRGRNIIGHRAIINVPGQRGGNITMCAAISQNGVVHHHATIGPYNTAHIIAFLDTLHDMLTVQRPEQTQYVIIWDNVSFHRAALVRNWFTDHPSFMALNLPPYSPFLNPIEEFFSAWRWKVYDRHPHQQVALLQAMEETCGDIDQASCQAWIRHSRRYFPRCLGLEDIACNVDEILWPDPER; encoded by the exons atgaccctgagggaagctggccaacgggttcagcctaaacTGAGCCGCTACACTGTGGCAGGCATCATTAGGACATTTCGAAATGAGAATCG AATTGCTAGACGTCCAGATGTTGGGGGCAGAGGCAGAATGTTGGTGATTGCCAATAATGCAATAAGACTGCGCGAAATACAGCAGTGCATAATTGATAATGACACCATCtttcaaaatatacacagtgcaAGCATTTCTGCACTGAGTCGTGTACTTGCGCGCCACAGAATAAGAATGAAGCAAATTTATAGAGTTCCTTTCGAGAgaa acACAGAACGTGTAAAGCAACTGCGATATGACTATGTGCAG AGAGTGATGGAACTAGAAGCAGATGCAATGGGACATGAGCTACTTTTTGTGGATGGGGCCggttttaacctcagtaaaaccagGAGACGTGGCAGGAACATTATTGGACACCGTGCCATCATCAATGTCCCAGGACAACGTGGTGGTAACATAACCATGTGTGCAGCTATAAGCCAAAATggtgttgttcaccatcatgcaaCCATAGGCCCAtacaacactgcacacattattGCATTCCTGGACACCTTGCATGACATGCTCACTGTTCAGAGACCAGAGCAGACCCAATATGTCATCATATGGGACAATGTTAGTTTCCATAGGGCTGCTTTGGTCCGCAACTGGTTTACAGACCACCCATCCTTCATGGCACTCAACCTCCCTCCATACTCTCCATTCTTAAATCCCATCGAGGAGTTCTTCTCTGCCTGGCGCTGGAAAGTGTACGACCGTCATCCTCATCAACAGGTAGCCCTTTTACAGGCAATGGAGGAGACATGTGGAGATATTGACCAGGCATCATGTCAGGCCTGGATACGGCATTCAAGGAGATATTTTCCCCGGTGCCTTGGACTGGAGGATATCGCATGCAATGTGGACGAAATTTTGTGGCCGGACCCAGAAAGATGA